GGTGCGGCCGATGCCGGCGATCGACACGCCTCCCGATAAGGCCGCGGCGATCTGCGGCAGGTTGAACATCACGACGCCAAGGGCGCCGCAGCACAGGAGCAGGGAGGTCGTGGCGGAAATTACGTTGGCTGTGTCAGGAGTGGCCGAGATATGGGCGGCGTACTGGCTGACGAAACTGGTCAACATGACGATGCTGGTTGCAACGAGCACCTTGAGCACGACGCAATTGAGTACCTGTCCAATCCAGCTTTCGGTGTACTTTTCCGTGGCCGGCCACATCGCGCACAGGACGAACGCCGGGCCGATCGCCAGCACGATGGCGAGGGCAACTTTCGCGAGCAAATAGAAGCCGAGGCCGAGGCTGAAGATAAAACATTCTGCGATCGCCACCGCGGCGGCTGCGGCCATTAGGCCAAAATTGGGCCAGAATCCGACCACCGCCTGATTCCACAGCTGTACGCCCAGTTCATCGAATGGCTTGGCGAAATCGTCGATCAGTGCTCCGACCGACGATAAGCCGGACATCGACTCGATAAGCGCAGATTCGAGCGCCGCGGTCCCTTCGAGCACATTGGTCTGGTAGGCGCCGGCCGAAAGAGCAATCCCGGCAATGAGTGCCATGCGAAACGATTTCCAGACAACGGTCTGCACCGGGTCGCCCGCATCGCCGCGCATGATGGTGAACGCGATGACGATCAGGTGGATCGTGGCGCCGGTCAGGGCGATCGGCGCCAGCGCCGCGCACAGCGCCGCGCTTTTGCTTGACACAGCGGTGTCGAGAAGTCCGTCGATCGCGGCTTCAACTTCTTGGGCGATCCCCATGATTATTTTCCTGCTGGTTTAGGTGCGGTTGGAAAGCCTCGGGGATCTGGCTTGTAGTGGAACGTGTCCGCCCCGTTCCTTGCAGGCGGCTTGTCCACTTCCTTTTTCGGTGGTGGCGGTGTCGACCCGGCCGGCGGCTGGTACTTGAAGGTGTCCGAACCATCGCCGGTTCGGCGCGCGAGCTCCCGGTCCCGGTCGGTGCAGCCGGAGAACAGGGCCATCAACATCATGGTGGCGAGCAGGGTGGGGCGGTTCGGTACCATGGGGCTCCTTTAGTGACGCATGAGGGTGCGACGTGCGGCGATGCGCTTGTGTAGTTCCGGCTCCCACACCGCCGGGTCGTCGCCCAGTTCGGCGCGGATCGCGTCGAGCAGTTCGACGTTGTCCAGCGAGCCGGACAGGATGTTGAGGACGTCGGGCATCGCTCCGAGGTCGAATTTCACGATGGCCGAACGGTGCCCCTGCTTGACCAGGAACAGGCGGCTGTCTTCGCCGAGGTTGCGGATGATCTCGAACTCCTGTTCGGTGACCTTGAATCCCTCGACGTAGTCGTCATGGTCGGCCGAAGGGTTGGGGAGAAAAATCTTCGTCACGGATTGCTCGACCATCGTCTTGCCGATGGCGTGGCGCAGCACGTCGGACGGCGACTGAGTGATGAAGACGCCCAGGCCGCTCTGCTTGCGGATGGTCTTCTGCTTGTTCATCGCAAAGTCGGCAAAGTACGGGTCGGAGAGCGGCTTCCAGAATTCTTCCATCCAGTAGATGAAGGGATTGCCGTCGATGAGCGATTCGGTCACGTGCAGCAGGTAGGCCATCATCGGCGTGCGGATCTCGGGATCGTCGAGAAACTCGGTGTAGTCGTAGCCGTGAATCCGGATCGTTGGGTCGCTGAAATCCTGGGTGTCGCGCGGATTGTCGAAGGCCCAGCCGTGCTGGTGGTTGCCGATCCACTTGACCAGGCGGTCGCGCACGCTGTTGCCACCCTGGACGACCTTCAGGTTCTGCCACACCGACGCCAGCCGGCGCAGTTCGATATGGACGTTCTCGCTCATGACGGTGCGCACGGCGGCGCTGATTTCGGCGTCTTCGGCCGCTATCTGGTTGGGCGCGGCGGGACCGGCCAGCAGTCGAACGAACCTTTCGCAGAAGCCGATGTGGTGTTCGGTGGGCGCCAGCTGGAAGGGATTGAATCCGGTCGGCTCGCCGCGCTTCAGGGCGTTGTACTTGCCGCCGAGACGGCGGATCGCGATCTCGGCGCCGCGGTCCTTGTCGAAGAACACGCCGCGCAGGCCCGGGTACTTCAGGGCGAACAGCATCAGCCCCAGCACGAGCGTGGTCTTGCCGGTACCGATCTGGCCGATGACGGCGGTGTTGCCCGGCTTTTTCTCGTCGGTGGCGTCGTGGTCGTCGGCCGATACGTGGTGATTGAAATAGAAGGGCTGGCCGCTGGGCGTTTGCAGCAAGGCCAACGCCTCGCCCCATGGGTTGCCGTTGCGTTTGCCGCGGGCGAAGTTGTGCAGGGGGCTCAGGGCGGCGAAATTGCGGCTGGTGATCGAGGCCTCGCGCGGGCGCATCGTCCAGTTGCCGGGGAGCTGGGCGAACCAGGCGCATTCGGGAATGGCGTCGATGACGGCCGTTCGGAACCCGGGCCCGTCCTGCAGCGCGGTCCTGGCCTCGGAGATGTTGCGCGCCACTGCCGTCGGCGAATCGCCGAAGACCGCCAGGGTGTAGTGGTATTCGCCCATCTCCAGCAGTCCGCTGCCCACCGCGTTCATGGCCTCGTCAATCTGTGCGATTTCCATCGCCGACGCGTCTTCGGAGGACGTCAGTTGCCCCTGTTGGCGCTGCAGCGCCGCCTTCGCATCGCGCCTGTTCAGGATGGAGAAACTCTGGGTCTCGATGTACTCGTAGTCGCCATACAGGATCGCATTGTTCATTCCCGGTTCGGAGAACTTCGGATAATCCTGGAAGTCGAGGAAGCCGGCGAACTTGTGGGCGAGCGGGTGCCAGATTTCGAGCATCCCATTGCGGTCGCCAAAAAGCAGGCGCGACGTTGGCAGATAATCCGACAGGCTGGCGCGGCGCAGCGGCACGTCCTCCCAGACGCCGTTGGTCAGAAATCCCAGGAAGGCGGCGGCTTCGGAAAACGTGACATCGCCGCGCTGGAACGTGGCCAGGCGCTCCGGCGCATAGCGTTTCAGGCTGGTGTTCAGTTGCTTGGCGAGGTCGTCGAAGGCGTCCAGTTCCTCCGCCTCGCGATCGGCCACTTCAGCCGCGCTGCGGGTGAGGAGTCGCTTGAGCAGGCGTCCGCCGGCGCCGGGCCGCGGCCGGTAAATCAGGGTCAGGTACAGCTCGGTGACCATCTGCGGATGCAGCAGCTGGCCGCCGTCGGCAGCACGCGCATCGAAGCCTGCATAGTAGCGATCGCTGAAGGCCTGGGCGAAGGCGTTGTCGAAGCGCGCCGGCAGGCGCTCGCGCACCCTGCGGCGCACCTTGTGCGACCACAGCGCGTGCTGGCCGCCGCCCAGAGACTGCAGGCACTGGTGCAGCGCGTCGTGCCGTTCCTGGATGGCCGACTGGTCGGCGGTCTCAAAACAGATCCCCTCCAGCCGCCAGGTGGCGCAATAGTCGCCGTTGTGGCGCAGCTTGATGACGTCGTGACGGATCGGGGTGCCGAAGGGAAGATAGTCGGCGCTGGCAATCTGTGCCGCGGCGCGCTGGCGCGGATGCATCGCGGTGTGCATCATGCCTCCTTGCGGCGCTTGTAGCGCAGCGGCGAGTAGGAGATCGCCGACCACTGCCGCACGCCTGCCCGCTGGCGCCAGCGCATTTTCGCACGCATCATCAGCTGGTGCAGGCGCTGGTCATCCCTGCGCGTCACGGCGCGCATCGCGATCATGATCGGGATGTACAGCGTCAGCATGAACAGCGCAGCGTAGGCGCTGGCGAGGTAGCACAGCCAGCCGCCGGCGATCAGGAACGCGCCGGTCACGAGCAGGCCCGGCACCATGGGCACGCCGCCGAACGTGGCCGGGCGCGTGCATCCGCGGAAGATCGGATCGCGAAAAGTGGACATGGCTTAGTTGATCAGCCACGCTGCGATGCCGGGCGCGCCGCCCGCTAGGATGCCGCCGATGACGATATTGCTGATCTCCGACCACTTGGCATGTTGGAAGGCCATCTTATACGCCGCCCACAGGATCGCAATTGTGAAAACCGTGACTGCGATGCCTATAAGGAGGTTCTGGACGTTGGTCATCACCGTGTCGACCTTGGTGATCTGCGCGAAGGCAGGCGCGCTGGTGAGGGCGCTTACCGCAGCAATAAGGCGAAGAAGGGCGGCCTTCCTGGATTTTGCGTGCTGCGATGCTGATGGCTGGAATTGCATGGTCTGGCGCTCCATAACAAAAAAATGAACTGGATGAGGTTGCTCCACGTACTCGTATGTTGGTGGTTTTGCAATGGCGACAGCATTGACTATATGGCAAACAAAAAGCCAAAACAATGGTTTTGGCGGCTCAAATCGCAGACATTGGATATGGCTCAAAAGCCCGTGGTTGAGGGCGTTCTACGGAATTGAGCGGCGCCGATTGGTGCGGAGGTGCGGCGCGGTGCCGCGTGGTTCGCCGGCGTCCGAACCAGGCTGTTCAGTTGCGGCGCGAGCAACGTTGGACCGTTGAGCTTGATGTGGTGTGCGTGCCACGGCTGAGTGTTGAGGGGCGACGATTTTTTGCACATAGCCGTCGCGAAAACCCGTCGTGAAATTGCCCGACTCGTAGCAGCTGAACGCGGCGCGCAAGGCGGCCTGGGGCTGATCCTGCGAGTTCGCGCGGCGGAAGCAATCGGTCAGGATTGCGGCGCCAGCCGCCAGATTCGGACAAGCCAGCAGCGCCGATGCCGGTGTCAGGCCATGCGTGCTGAAGTTGTACCGGTTGATTTGCGCGAGGCCGACGCTGTAGTTGTAGCCCTTGGCGTGCAGCCAGATGATGGTGGCGAGCGCCTCCTGATAGGTGCGGGGCTGGCGCTGCAGGCGGGCGCCCACGACACCGATCGCGTAGGGATTGAAGGAGGATTCGACTTCGACCAGCCGGCGCATCGTGGAAGCGTGCACCGCCGGCGCGCAGCTTTGCAGCATCGCGTCGAAGTCGATGGGGACGTTCATGTAAGGCACTCTCCGTTTTTTTTCGAGCTGGCGGCGTGGGTCGCTGTTCCGCCTTCAACGGTGTTGAACCGGCGCCGCGGCAGGATCGATACGGAGTATCGTGCGAAGCGCGGGTAGCTTGTTGTGGGGAGCATGCGCGCAAGGTAGCAGCGATCTGCATCAGGGTGCTTGAGCTTGCGCCAAAGTGGTCCGTTCAGCGAAGCGGGCATGCCGGCTTCAGGTTGCGTTCGATGTGATTCGCCCCTTGAGGCTGACGCTGTACACATCGGGCGTGCCTGGTCGGTCTTGGCGTGCGGGTCGTGCGTGGGCTCGGTGTCGCATTCGATGGACCGCAGGATAGTGCGTGTACCGCCTCAGTGCAGGACCAGGGTGAAATATCTGGCGTTGAACATTCTGCGACCTGCGGCGGCGGCGGCCTCGATGTGCTTGAAGTGACGCGGCGCCGCAGGGTTGCGCCGGGTGGACAGGTAGATCCGGTGTCGCGGAGACTTGAGCTTGACGCTCAGGACGTAGGTCGATTCGCCGACGCGGGTGATCCGCATCTCTTCCAGGCCGCCGGCATCGACGGTGGGGATCAATTCTTCTTCGCGTGCACACCGCATGTTGGCCATGACTGCACCATGCTCCTCTGGCTCGCCTGTCATGGCTCGCCCATATGTTGCGATAGTTTCAGTATTGCCTTCGGGTTCTCGCGGCGATTGATGCATAACAGACAAGGTGGCGATCCTCGACAACGCATCGTTCAGGCATGGCAAAGTGCGGGACGCTGGGCCCCGCTCCGATTCTCTTTGTGTTTGCTGTCGCGGGAGTGGACGCACGTGGATGGATGGACCAAACGAGGTGAAAGAACGATGAAGACGATGGCATTGGCGAATCAGAAGGGCGGGGTGGGCAAGAGCTTCGTCGCTACGCAGTTGGCGTTCTTTCTGGCCGAGCGCGGCAAGCGCGTGCTGCACCTCGATCTGGATCACCAGCGCAATTCGTCGGTACCCTTGATCAAGAGCGGCCTGGCGCGCCTGGCCGGATGTGCCGCGAGCGATGTTCTGCAAGGACCGGTCACGGCGTTAATCGATTTTCCGTTCGTGGTGGTGAGCGGGGATGTCCGTTTGAGTGGACTGGAAAGGCAGCCGGAACATCACAATTCGTATGTGGCCAACCTGCGGGGCTTTCTGGATGCGGTCGGCGCGCAGTTCGACGTCTGCGTGATCGACACCAACCCGAATCCGGACATCCGGTATGCGGCAGCGCTGATCTGCGCCGATTGCGTGCTGTCGCCGGTGCAGTTGAACCAGGAGGCGCTCGATGGCATCGGTTCGCTGCTGCGCCATCCGCGGTACGGCGTGCACAAGGTGCGGGACTTGATGAATCCGAAGCTGGATCTGATCGGGCTGTTGCCGAACATGGTCGAGGCGACGCCGTTTCAGCGCGCGAATCTGACGCAGTTACTGCAGGCGCATCCGCAGCTGTTGATTTCTTTGCCTGGCGAGCTCTTGCGCTATGCCTTCATTCAGACCCGGACGGCGATCGCGGAAGCGCAGGCGGCCGGCGTGCCGCTGTGGCAGCTGCGCCATGCTTCGGTCAGCGGACAGGGCAAGGTCGGGGCCGGGAGCTTGCGTACGGCCGCGCGCGAGGCGTGGCGCGAGGTGCGGCCGGTGTTCGAGGAGATTGAGCGGCGTATTTTTAAGGAGGCTTGACGATGGCGCTGGACCTGTCGATGCTCGATGAATATTATGCGCCGCGTGGTGACGCTGGTGGCATCGCGGCGCGCGCTCCCTTGTCGCTGTTCCAGGAAGATCCCGACAATCCGCGCTTCGAGGACGATGCGGAGGAATTCCAGCTGCTGGTCGCCGACGTCCTTGCGCACGGCATCCTGCAGCCGATCGTGGTGCGGCGGGTGGAAGGCGGGCGGCTGCGGATCCGGTTCGGGGCGCGCCGCTATCGGGCTGCAGTGACTGCCGGCCTGGCGGATGCGCCCTACATCGTCACTGAGGATCCACGCCAGTTCGACGATTATTCCCAGGTGGCCGAGAACCAGCGGCGCGCGCCGATGCAGCCGCTCGAGCTGGCCTTGTTTGCGGCGAAGAAGATCGCCTCCGGCGAGCAGAAGATCGCGGTCGCTGCACGCTTGGGGATGCGACCGAGTGCGCTCAGTCATCTGCTGTGCCTCACGGGTGCGGCGCCGCCGTTTCTGCTGGAGCTGTATCACGCGCGCAAGTGCCGCACGCCCTTGTACCTGTATCGCTTGCTGCGCCTGTGGCGGCGCGATGCGCCGATGGTGGAGGCGGCATGTGCGGCGGCCACGGAGATTGGGGCGGCGCTGATCGAGCGGCTCGAGTCGGAGTGGAACGGACGGCGCGAGGTGGCAACGGCGGACGGTCTGCCTGCAGGCGGCGCGGCAGGCGGTGCGGATGCGGGGGCGGCGCGGGTCCCCGGCGGGCTCGCGCCTGTTGGGGCGCCGCAGCCTGGGCCCGACACTGCACGCGGCGTTTTGCGCGGCTTGGCGGCACGCAGGGATAACCGGGTCAGGCGGCCGCTGTTGATCGTGACCTGGAAGGGGCGGGAGGCGGTGATGCGGCTTCGGGTGCGGCCTTCGACCGAGGCGTTGATCTGGGTGCAGTGGTGTGACGATCAGCGCGAGGCGGAAGTGCCTTGTGCAGAGATCTTGGTGAGTCGGCTGGTCGATGCGGCGAAGTAGTAGCGGTTCGTCGGTTGGACTGGCGAGGCCCTGCGGGCCCGTCCTCCTTGCGGGTCGCTGCGCTCCGTCCTGCGGACCAGGCCTGCGACCTGCCTTCAGTCCTCCTCTCGCAACGGCAACGTCAACGGCACGCTCGGCGCTTCGCACCCAGCTGCAGGCCACCCCGGCGCAGCGCTTCGCGCACCGCCAAGGCACGCTCGGCGCTTTGCGCCCAGCTGCAGGCCACCCCGGCGCAGCGCTTCGCGCACCGCCACGGCACGCTCGGCGCTTTGCGCCCAGCTACAGGCCACCCCGGCGCAGCGCTGCGCGCACCGCCACGGCACGCTCGGCGCTTCGCGCCCAGCTGCAGGCCACCCCGGCGCAGCGTTTCGCGCACCGCCACGGCACGCTCGGCGCTTCGCGCCCATCTGCAGGCCACCCCGGCGCAGCGCTTCGCGCACCGCGCACCGCCCACTTGCTGGCAGACTGAGGTGAGTCGCGCCGGATGCCGTCAGGGCGGCGCCAGTTACCTCGTGGCACGGCCCTCGAGCCGCCGTTTGCACTGTGAAGCGCGCGCGCCTCGGCACCAATCCAAAGGCGGCAGCGCGGGCCGCACCGCCCGTTGCGCCAATCTTCCCCCAAGCCAGAATGCGGCCGGGAGTGTGCGCTGGACGCAACTCACCGCGGAGGTTCATTTTTTGTGAAACGCCCCCTTGAAGCCGTTTTTGTCAATCCCCATTTTCGGATTCGAGCCGGCTGGTCTTGGTCTCCTGCCGGTGCAACTTTTGAATCGGAGGACATACCATGTACGACTCGATCTTGAATCACCCCAACAGCTTGTTCGGCCAGTTCGAGCGACTGCGCCGTGAACTCGATGATGCGTTTGGCGTCTCTGGTTTCCCGACCAGCATCCGCTCCGTCGCCTCCGGAACGGTGCCCGCAGTCAATGTCGGCCGCACGCCTTCCAGCATGGAAATTTATGCGTTCGCCCCCGGCCTGGACGCCTCGAAAACCGAAGTGACGCTTGAGCGTGGCGTTTTGCGCATTTCCGGTGAACGCGTAGCAGGCATCCCTGCGAATGATCCGAAGGTTCAGGTGTACGCTCGCGAACGCGGCTCAGGAAGCTTCGCGCGCGCCATCTCCTTGCCCGATGACATCGATCCGTCGCAGGTCAATGCCACTTACCGCGACGGCGTGTTGCATGTAAGCATCGCCCGTCACGAATCGGCCCAACCAAAGCGCATCACCGTGCAGTAACTCATCGAACATACAAGGAGAATTCATCATGAACGACAACACTCAAGTGACCCGTCAAGGCGCCGATCAGGAGCCACAACGGGCTGTGCAACCAGTGGTTGACGTGTTCGAGGACGCTGTCGGCATTACGTTGCTCGCTGACATGCCCGGCGTGCCGAGGGACCAACTGGAGATAAAGATCGAGGGCGATACCCTGCTGATCGAGGGTGGCGTGCAGCAGCTCACGCCAGATGGGTTGGAGGCGGTGTACGCCGAAGTCCGCGTGCCGCGATACCGCCGCAGCTTCACCTTGAGCCGCGAACTCGACACGGCGCACATCGAAGCCAACCTGAAAGACGGCGTGCTCAGCCTGCGCATTCCCAAGCAGGCGCAGGCACAGCCTCGGCGAATCCCCGTATCGGCGGGTTGACCTTGGGCCGAAGGTTAGGGAGGAACCACCATGACGAAGCTTGCAGAGCAATTCAAGCAAGGCGCGGACCACGCGTGGCAATCCTTGGCTGAGGGCTGGCGTGAGCTTAGCGCCCGCGCCGGCGGCGCTCTGACGCGCTTCTGGGCAGCGCCGGGCGCGGGGGCGCAATCGGGTACGCCGTCCCCGCGCGAAGAAGGCCGGTTGCCGTTTGGCGGATGGGCCTTCATGGCATCGGACGTGTTCGATGACGACGAAAAGGTGATCGTCCGCATCGAAGCACCCGGAATGCGCCGTGAAGACTTCAACATCGAATTGGACGGCGACACTCTCACCGTGTGGGGTGAGAAACGGTCTGATCGAGAGATCGGACGTGGCCACTACAGTGTCGTGCAATGTGCTTATGGCAGCTTCCGACGCGATGTGGCATTACCTGCGCGCGTTAGGGCTGAAGAAGCCAGGGCCAACTACCGCGACGGGGTGCTGCGCATCGAGCTTCCCAAAGCGGAAGCGGCCCGCGCTGTTCATATTGCTGTAAGGACAGCCTGAGCATCAGAGGTGCTGCGCCGGTCGGCCAAAGCCGGGCGGCCCACGTCATCGGATGAAGGATGTTTCAGGCTTGGAGCTACATTACTGGGCTCATGTCGCCGGCGGACGCTGGCCGACATGAATCTAATGAATCGAAAGGAGACATCACTATGAAGCCATTCATGCTGACCTATCCAAACGAGGTAATCGGTTCATCGAATGGAGGTGATCGTAAATATTCACAGCGCTCAAATGCGCTGAAGGGGCTGGCGGCAGCACTGCTGAGCGTCGGTCTGGTAACGGCGGCCCCGCTGCTTGCCGCAGAATCGTCCACCCCGAGCAAGCTGCAGATGCAGGCAGGGGCCAGCAAGGCGGTTCAATCCCAGGTTGACAAGCAGACTGCGGCCGCCGCCGCCGAGAAGCGCAAGCAGCTGCTGACCGATGCTGCGGCAGCAATCGCCCAGACGCAGCAGGCACTCAAGGCACTTGAGGACAAGAAGAATGATGTGGCGCTCAAAGCGCTTGCGGACGCCACCGGCAAGCTGGAGCTCATTGTCGCTCGCGATCCTTCTCTCAGGCTCGCGCCCATTGCCACCGAGGTAGTGACGTTCGACGTGTTTGCCGAACCGGAGACGCTCAAACTTGCAATTGCCGACGCCAAAAGGGCACTTTCAAACGGTGATATTCCCAGAGCGCGGCCCCTGGTGGAAGCGCTTGCTAGCGAGACTCAGATTCGAACCACGAACATTCCGCTGGCGACCTACCCCTCGGCGATTAAGGGCATTACGCCGCTGATCGACGCGGGGAAAATCGAGGAGGCCAAGACGCAGCTGGAAATGGCCCTCAGTACCTTGGTAGTCACCACCGAGGTGATCCCGCTGCCGAAGTTGCGTGCCGAAAACCTCCTGAAGGATGCGCAGGCTCTGGCGGAGAAAAAGGACCGCAGTAAAGACGATAACGAAAAGCTGGCGAACCAACTCAAGAGCGTGCGCGCCCAATTGCAGATGGCTGAGATGCTCGGCTATGGGAAGAAGAGCGACTTCCAGCCGATGTACGCCCAACTGGAATCCATCGAGAAAGCCTCCGCGGCCGGCAAAAGCGGATCCGGCTGGTTTGCCAAAATTCGAAAGCAAGTCGCTGAGGCCTTCTAATCGATTGCACGGTGAACGCGGCCACCGTATGGCTCCTTGGGAACCTCCGGTGGCCTGGCCGGCGCCCGGCGCCGTTTTAAGCGCCGGCGGCATTGAGACTGCGATGCGCTCAGAAAGGTGCAATGTGGACGCCCGTCCTTTCAGGCGAGGGCCTGCTGGGGCATCGCGCCATGTTATCTGGAAAAGAATAAGATGCATCAGAACGAATTTGTTGGCACCACAACGCTGCTTTACGCACTTGCCAATCCGATCGGCGTAATCCCGATTTTTCTGAGCCTGACTCACGGCATGGCGGCACGCACACGGCGCAAGACCATTGTGATTGCCAGCCTGGCGGTAGCGGCTTTCTTGTCGGCTTCGGCGCTGTTTGGTCGTGACATCCTGGCATTCTTCTATGTCGGGCTCGACGATTTCCGCATTGCCGGCGGACTGTTCGCACTTTTCATCGCGTTTGAAATGTTCCAGGCGCACTACGGTGGCTTTATGCAAACTTCGGAAGAGCGTCGCGAAGCCAGGTCCGACCACCGGGCCATCGCCGTTACGCCTCTTGCGTTCCCGCTGCTGGTCGGCCCGGCGGAGATTGGCGTGATGATCACCTTGGCGAACGACATAGGAGACTGGCAGGCGAAGGCAGCTCTGGTCGGCTCGGCGGTTTCGACTGCCGCTCTCGTTGGCGTAACCTTGTGTCTGGCCTTGCCGATCAACCGATTGCTCGGCAGGACCGGAATCAATGTAGCAACGCGGGTGATGGCGCTGTTCGTGGCGGCCATCGGAATCCACTTCATTATGACTGGACTTCGCAGTCAGTTGCCTGGCCTCGCATCCTGAGCTTCTATGAAGTTGGAAGCGAGTCGAAACGCCGAAAGTGGTATTTACCTTTAAGGACGCAACAATACTTGCAGCCGCCGATTGTTGTCGGAGAAAGGAGTTGATCATGAATTCAGGGCGCGCTACTTCCCAATCGGAAAAAGCGAAATACAAACGCGCGGCGATGCGGCATCACGGCTTGTCGTATATAAGCGAAAAGCAGATTCAGGCTTACCTCATTGCCCGTGATGTGCTGCGCCGATATCAACGGACCTCCTCGTGTGTGGTGGAACCGCCAAACCCGGTATCTCACCTCCGCGAGGCTTCCCATGCGGACTCCCGATGAGCGTAAACGCGCATCGCCGCATGCTGGGGCAACGCCGAATCGCTTGTGCCAGTCGTTGGTACCATCATGAACAACGTCCTCCTGCACAGTCGTTGTTGTTCTACGTTCGCATGTGCGAAGTGAGCGAGTCGAATGACAGGAGTGCCAGCGCAAAGCGAACGTGTGTTAAGGGGCGACAGCCGTCACTCAACTCTAGCGTCCGGTCATCCGCTTTCGCTGCACGAGGGGGCGAAGCGGGCGCTAGGCAACGTGGCGTGATGTCCGGAGCCATTGAGGTTGAAATGATCTCGGCGTGTTGATGCCTGATGGTGGAAGAAGGGACGGCGCGGTTAGCCGCCCCGTTTTTGTTTGTGCGTCTTTTTGCGAGAGTGAGGGCGGGCGCGTGTACCTGTGCCTGGGGGCGAATTGTGGTCATTGCGCCCCTGGTCGCGATACATTTTGCAGCCATATCTCGCAGGCATTTTAAATTTTAAAATAATTGGGGTCTTGAGGACTAATGCAGGATAGGCTGACGCCGGTCAAAGTGCTCCACGCACGTTTGACTACCATGGACTCATCGACCGACGTGACCACCTCGCGAGACGACCATGACGACCGCACTGCGCCCAAACCGTATCAACATCGACCTCGGTGAATACAAGCAGGCCTGGCTGGATTACTGCAAGGCGCATTCGACAACCCCGAGCGAGGCGTTCCGACACATCGTCGCCAAGCTCACCGCCGGCGCGGCTCCCGAACCTGCGCCGCAAGAGACCCCGCGATCCGCTGAAAAGATACGGCGCGAGATCCGCCTGACCCGATCCGAACTGACCCGCGCAGAAGCGATTGCGAAACACGAGGGCTTCTCGCTGACGCGCTGGATCGTCGCGTTGATAAACGCGCGATTGGACAAGACGCCGCAACTCGGACAGCGCGAGCTCGAGATGCTGGCGCGGTCAAACCTGCAGATGCTCGCGATCGGTCGCAACCTGAATCAGCTGGCGCGGGCCGCTAACCACGGCATACCGATAGGCACGGGTGGAAGGGACTTGATCGAGGCGTTGCGCACCACCGTCATGCAGCACGCGGGCCAGGTCGCCAGCGTAATGACGGCCAACACCAGCCGCTGGAGTCACTGATGAACGCGCGCCAAGTCGACGATGCGCTGCAGGAATGGGGCAACCGCGTTTTCAATGGCGGGCCGGTGAAGAAGCGGATCCGCAAAGGGATGACAGGACTGCGCCTACTGGCGCCGCAGGCAGCCGGCGCCGGTTCGGGGCGAATGGATGCCTCGCAGGTGCGCCGCAGAGTGCATTCGCTGGTAAAGCGGCGACCTCAGGTCATGGTGCGGATATCGGGAGGCGGGAAGACTATCCGCCATATCAAGGCGCACCTCGATTACATTTCGCGCAACGGCCAGCTCCCGCTGGAAGATCAACAGGGTGACAAGTTCACTGGAAAAGACGACCTCGCTGCCTTGCGCGACGAGTGGCGTTTTGGCGGTTTCGCGATCGACGACAATGCGACGACGCGTCAGGCCTTCAACATCATTCTGTCCATGCCCGACGGAACGAGAGATGTCGCAGTGCTACGTG
This window of the Massilia sp. R2A-15 genome carries:
- a CDS encoding ParB/RepB/Spo0J family partition protein, whose protein sequence is MALDLSMLDEYYAPRGDAGGIAARAPLSLFQEDPDNPRFEDDAEEFQLLVADVLAHGILQPIVVRRVEGGRLRIRFGARRYRAAVTAGLADAPYIVTEDPRQFDDYSQVAENQRRAPMQPLELALFAAKKIASGEQKIAVAARLGMRPSALSHLLCLTGAAPPFLLELYHARKCRTPLYLYRLLRLWRRDAPMVEAACAAATEIGAALIERLESEWNGRREVATADGLPAGGAAGGADAGAARVPGGLAPVGAPQPGPDTARGVLRGLAARRDNRVRRPLLIVTWKGREAVMRLRVRPSTEALIWVQWCDDQREAEVPCAEILVSRLVDAAK
- a CDS encoding Hsp20/alpha crystallin family protein; protein product: MYDSILNHPNSLFGQFERLRRELDDAFGVSGFPTSIRSVASGTVPAVNVGRTPSSMEIYAFAPGLDASKTEVTLERGVLRISGERVAGIPANDPKVQVYARERGSGSFARAISLPDDIDPSQVNATYRDGVLHVSIARHESAQPKRITVQ
- a CDS encoding Hsp20/alpha crystallin family protein; translation: MNDNTQVTRQGADQEPQRAVQPVVDVFEDAVGITLLADMPGVPRDQLEIKIEGDTLLIEGGVQQLTPDGLEAVYAEVRVPRYRRSFTLSRELDTAHIEANLKDGVLSLRIPKQAQAQPRRIPVSAG
- a CDS encoding Hsp20/alpha crystallin family protein — protein: MTKLAEQFKQGADHAWQSLAEGWRELSARAGGALTRFWAAPGAGAQSGTPSPREEGRLPFGGWAFMASDVFDDDEKVIVRIEAPGMRREDFNIELDGDTLTVWGEKRSDREIGRGHYSVVQCAYGSFRRDVALPARVRAEEARANYRDGVLRIELPKAEAARAVHIAVRTA
- a CDS encoding YfdX family protein codes for the protein MKPFMLTYPNEVIGSSNGGDRKYSQRSNALKGLAAALLSVGLVTAAPLLAAESSTPSKLQMQAGASKAVQSQVDKQTAAAAAEKRKQLLTDAAAAIAQTQQALKALEDKKNDVALKALADATGKLELIVARDPSLRLAPIATEVVTFDVFAEPETLKLAIADAKRALSNGDIPRARPLVEALASETQIRTTNIPLATYPSAIKGITPLIDAGKIEEAKTQLEMALSTLVVTTEVIPLPKLRAENLLKDAQALAEKKDRSKDDNEKLANQLKSVRAQLQMAEMLGYGKKSDFQPMYAQLESIEKASAAGKSGSGWFAKIRKQVAEAF
- a CDS encoding MarC family protein, with product MHQNEFVGTTTLLYALANPIGVIPIFLSLTHGMAARTRRKTIVIASLAVAAFLSASALFGRDILAFFYVGLDDFRIAGGLFALFIAFEMFQAHYGGFMQTSEERREARSDHRAIAVTPLAFPLLVGPAEIGVMITLANDIGDWQAKAALVGSAVSTAALVGVTLCLALPINRLLGRTGINVATRVMALFVAAIGIHFIMTGLRSQLPGLAS